One Triticum dicoccoides isolate Atlit2015 ecotype Zavitan chromosome 5B, WEW_v2.0, whole genome shotgun sequence genomic window carries:
- the LOC119307794 gene encoding uncharacterized protein LOC119307794 isoform X1, translated as MGKSEATPTVTKGEGEELVLTMLEVDPATEDPDLLDAIRKKNSAALTSILDPHDELSAKDSSNAAAAVWYFVMNGHHITGNLNLLTDLTPVCDRWVRSLIGTGPPMQVCARGSVNCNGIKLDDVWYVPGVTVNMVAGAHFSNQEISLTLDRSAFSLKRPDGTVVGKGRVKGNLYEVDFLDISSTTAPWYIVSNAAEHMTGNLHLLSNFTPTQPGRQVRTHTGAMLQVRGKGSLSSTQLSIPSVSYVPGLTENIISVTQLTDSGFSVAFSPHGCTITRNRDGKTVGCAYHAGGQLYLLDYLRVADSK; from the exons ATGGGGAAGAGCGAGGCTACGCCGACGGTGACGAAGGGGGAAGGGGAGGAGCTGGTGCTGACGATGCTCGAGGTGGATCCCGCCACCGAGGACCCTGACCTCCTCGACGCCATCAG GAAGAAGAACAGTGCTGCCCTGACCTCCATTCTTGATCCCCATGACGAGCTCTCCGCCAAAGACAGTTCGAATGCGGCTGCTGCTGTTTGGTATTTCGTCATGAATGGCCACCACATAACTGGCAATCTGAACCTGCTGACGGACCTCACGCCTGTGTGTGACCGTTGGGTCCGTTCTCTCATTGGGACAGGGCCGCCCATGCAAGTCTGTGCACGGGGATCTGTGAACTGCAACGGGATCAAGCTCGATGACGTATGGTATGTTCCCGGGGTCACGGTGAACATGGTGGCAGGTGCCCATTTTAGCAATCAGGAAATTTCACTCACTCTGGATCGCAGTGCCTTTTCTCTTAAGCGCCCTGATGGCACAGTAGTCGGCAAAGGACGTGTTAAAGGCAATCTGTATGAAGTAGACTTTCTCGACATCAGTAG TACAACAGCTCCCTGGTACATCGTCTCGAATGCTGCTGAACACATGACCGGCAACCTGCACCTCCTGAGCAACTTCACCCCCACCCAGCCAGGCCGCCAAGTCCGGACGCACACCGGTGCGATGCTGCAGGTGCGCGGGAAGGGGTCTCTGAGCTCCACCCAGCTCTCCATTCCCAGCGTCAGCTACGTCCCAGGGCTCACCGAGAACATCATCTCAGTGACCCAGCTCACTGACAGCGGCTTCAGTGTCGCGTTCAGTCCTCATGGCTGCACCATCACAAGGAACCGCGATGGGAAGACGGTCGGCTGCGCGTACCATGCCGGTGGCCAGCTCTACCTGCTCGACTACCTCAGGGTTGCTGACAGCAAGTAG
- the LOC119307794 gene encoding uncharacterized protein LOC119307794 isoform X2 produces the protein MGKSEATPTVTKGEGEELVLTMLEVDPATEDPDLLDAIRKKNSAALTSILDPHDELSAKDSSNAAAAVWYFVMNGHHITGNLNLLTDLTPVCDRWVRSLIGTGPPMQVCARGSVNCNGIKLDDVCAFSLKRPDGTVVGKGRVKGNLYEVDFLDISSTTAPWYIVSNAAEHMTGNLHLLSNFTPTQPGRQVRTHTGAMLQVRGKGSLSSTQLSIPSVSYVPGLTENIISVTQLTDSGFSVAFSPHGCTITRNRDGKTVGCAYHAGGQLYLLDYLRVADSK, from the exons ATGGGGAAGAGCGAGGCTACGCCGACGGTGACGAAGGGGGAAGGGGAGGAGCTGGTGCTGACGATGCTCGAGGTGGATCCCGCCACCGAGGACCCTGACCTCCTCGACGCCATCAG GAAGAAGAACAGTGCTGCCCTGACCTCCATTCTTGATCCCCATGACGAGCTCTCCGCCAAAGACAGTTCGAATGCGGCTGCTGCTGTTTGGTATTTCGTCATGAATGGCCACCACATAACTGGCAATCTGAACCTGCTGACGGACCTCACGCCTGTGTGTGACCGTTGGGTCCGTTCTCTCATTGGGACAGGGCCGCCCATGCAAGTCTGTGCACGGGGATCTGTGAACTGCAACGGGATCAAGCTCGATGACGTATG TGCCTTTTCTCTTAAGCGCCCTGATGGCACAGTAGTCGGCAAAGGACGTGTTAAAGGCAATCTGTATGAAGTAGACTTTCTCGACATCAGTAG TACAACAGCTCCCTGGTACATCGTCTCGAATGCTGCTGAACACATGACCGGCAACCTGCACCTCCTGAGCAACTTCACCCCCACCCAGCCAGGCCGCCAAGTCCGGACGCACACCGGTGCGATGCTGCAGGTGCGCGGGAAGGGGTCTCTGAGCTCCACCCAGCTCTCCATTCCCAGCGTCAGCTACGTCCCAGGGCTCACCGAGAACATCATCTCAGTGACCCAGCTCACTGACAGCGGCTTCAGTGTCGCGTTCAGTCCTCATGGCTGCACCATCACAAGGAACCGCGATGGGAAGACGGTCGGCTGCGCGTACCATGCCGGTGGCCAGCTCTACCTGCTCGACTACCTCAGGGTTGCTGACAGCAAGTAG